In the genome of Streptomyces sp. Tu 3180, the window GCGGACCACCGTCTCCCGCCCCGTGGAGTCCCGGTGGGTCAGCTCGCCCTCCACCACCCAGGTCACGATCTCGGTGTGGCTGTGCGGGTGCTCGTCGAAGCCGGCGCCGGGCGCCAGGCGCTCCTCGTTGCAGGCGATCACCGCGCCGAAGCGGAGGTTGTCCGGGTCGTAGTGGGGGCCGAAGGAGAAGGCGTGCCGCGTGCCGATCCCGGCCGCCGGATCACCGCCCTGGTAGCGCTCGTGCGCGCGCCGTACGTCCATCACGACGCCCACCGTAGACCCGTACCGTGGACCCGGCGGACCACCCTCCCGTCCGGATAAGGCACTCTTGTCCCCGTGCCCGAACCCGAGACCAGCAACACCTACGCCCCGGCGCGCCGCCCCGCCCACCCGCACGCCGCCACGCTGAAGCGGCTGGAGAAGTCGTCCGGCAGCCTGGCCGCACAGGCCATCGCGCGGATGGACGAGACGCTGCCCTGGTACCGGGCCATGCCCCCGGAGAACCGTTCCTGGATCGGTCTGGTCGCCCAGGCGGGCATCGCCGCCTTCACCGAGTGGTTCCGGCACCCCGAGGCCCCGCAGGCCATCTCCACCGACGTCTTCGGCACCGCGCCGCGCGAGCTGACCCGGGCCATCACGCTGCGGCAGACCGTGGAGATGGTGCGCACCACCATCGAGGTCATGGAGACGGCCATCGACGAGGTGGCGGCGCCGGGCGACGAGTCCGTGCTGCGCGAGGCCCTCCTCGTCTACGCCCGGGAGATCGCCTTCGCCACCGCCCAGGTGTACGCGCAGGCCGCCGAGGCACGGGGTGCCTGGGACGCGCGCCTGGAGTCGCTGGTCGTGAACGCCGTGCTCAGCGGCGAGGCCGACGAGGGGGCCGTGTCCCGGGCCGCCGCCCTCGGGTGGAACTCGCCCGAGCACGTGTGCGTGGTGCTGGGCACCGCGCCCGACGGTGACTCCGAGCTGACCGTGGAGGCGATCCGGCGCGCCGCCCGGCACGCCAAGCTCCAGGTGCTGACCGGGGTGCTCGGGGACCGGCTGGTGGTGATCGCGGGCGGCAGCGACAACCCGCTGGCCGTCGCCAGGTCGCTGATCGGGCCGTACGCGCCGGGACCGGTGGTGGCGGGCCCGGTGGTGCCGGACCTGCTGGCCGCGACCCGGTCCGCGCAGGCCGCCGCGGCCGGGCTCAAGGCGTGTTCCGCCTGGCAGGACGCGCCGCGCCCGGTGCTGGCCGACGACCTGCTGCCGGAGCGCGCGATCGCCGGAGACCCGTCCGCCCGCGAGCAGTTGGTGGAGGAGATCTACAGACCGCTCGAGGAGGCCGGGGCCGCGCTGCTGGAGACGCTCAGCGTCTATCTCGAACAGGCGAGCAGTCTGGAGGGCGCGGCGCGGATGCTGTTCGTGCATCCCAACACCGTTCGTTACCGGCTCCGACGTGTGACTGACGTCACCGGTTGGTCACCCTCCGATGTACGCTCGGCGTTCACGCTGCGGATCGCGCTGATCCTGGGGCGCCTGGTCGACGGCGATCTTCAGCTCTAGTCTTTTGTCGGGGCCTCACAAAAGGCCCCCGTGTTCTTCGTCCCTGTCCTCACGGGCGGCCGCGCCCGTCCCCAAGAGAGAGTGTGAGAGTGCTCGTACTCGTCGCTCCCGGCCAGGGCGCCCAGACGCCCGGCTTCCTGACTGCATGGCTCGAACTCCCCGGTGCCGCGGACCGTGTCGCCGCATGGTCCGACGCCATCGGACTCGACCTCGTCCACTACGGCACGCGGGCCGACGCGGACGCGATCCGCGACACGGCCGTCGCCCAGCCGCTGCTGGTCGCGGCCGGGCTGCTGTCCGCCTCGGCACTCGGTGACATGG includes:
- the fasR gene encoding fatty acid biosynthesis transcriptional regulator FasR; translation: MPEPETSNTYAPARRPAHPHAATLKRLEKSSGSLAAQAIARMDETLPWYRAMPPENRSWIGLVAQAGIAAFTEWFRHPEAPQAISTDVFGTAPRELTRAITLRQTVEMVRTTIEVMETAIDEVAAPGDESVLREALLVYAREIAFATAQVYAQAAEARGAWDARLESLVVNAVLSGEADEGAVSRAAALGWNSPEHVCVVLGTAPDGDSELTVEAIRRAARHAKLQVLTGVLGDRLVVIAGGSDNPLAVARSLIGPYAPGPVVAGPVVPDLLAATRSAQAAAAGLKACSAWQDAPRPVLADDLLPERAIAGDPSAREQLVEEIYRPLEEAGAALLETLSVYLEQASSLEGAARMLFVHPNTVRYRLRRVTDVTGWSPSDVRSAFTLRIALILGRLVDGDLQL